tttgttttctatttcattaatttatactatatgatttcctttcttattctttttgtatGGTGGTTGTATTATCTAGTTTTTAAAGATGGATACTTAgctcattaaattttaaattaatttcaaaccttttttctttatctaACATTAGCAGTTAGACTATGTATTTCCCTCTAAATACTGCTTTAGCTGTATCTTACAGGATttggtataaaatattttataactcagtttaaaacattttctaatttccattgtgatttcatctttgacccaagagttatttaaaaatgcattaccTAATATCCAAACATATGAAGATTTTCTAGCTGTATTTTGGTTAGTGGTTCCACCTTCACTGCTTTAGGCTAGAATATTATTTTCATGGTAGCAATGTTGAATTTGTTAAGATTTGCTTTATAATATAGCATTTGGTAAAATTTTGTAATATTCTATAAATGCTTGAGTATTCTGCATATATCAGGGACAGGGATCTATATAATTCAATTAGATTAATCATGTTTTTAAACCTTCATATGCTGTCTAACATTTTGTCAGTTTGCCCTATTATGCACTGAAAGAAGTGTATTTCATTCTCCCACTATTGCCACAAATATACAGAATTTCTCTATTTTCAtgctcgctttggcagcacatatactaaaactggaacagaatttctctatttccttctgtAGTTCtgcaagttttgtttttcttcatatgttTTTGGACATTTTGAAAGTCCTATGGGCTAGTAGAAGCaacagtttattggcatataacacTTAGCACCTTCGTTTTCCTTTCACCAAAACTCTATTTAAAGTCTTTTACAGTTCTCTCTTGAAGCGGCTTACTGACATCAGAAGAGAGCCCATGGTGAAATTTTAAATGGAGTCCGTAATAATAAGGGAAATTGGTGGGAGATGGAGTGAGATTAGGACCAATGGATTTAGAGCCTTTTTCATATCTGCTTAGGTGCCACTGTGATCATGATTTGACCAAATGATTAGAGGTGAcagataattttcaaaatttgtacATTCTTTTAAGTAGGCAACGTGGTGGCTTTGTATTGTGTCAGCTTGGCTAGACTGAGCTACGTCCTCTagaattcctttttctgtatgtttgcaACTACAATAGGTTATAAGAGAAATTCTTTTGCAATATTTTGAGGTCAAAGTGAAACAGCAGCCATATTTGCCACTTGCACACATTGTCATTTCTTTGCTGGCTTATCTCATTGGTATGAGGCAGGGGCCAGGACTGCAACTGCCACTTGGGATCCTTCTTTGGCTTCTCTGACTTGTGGGCCAGCTGTGTGTTCAGCTCTGTGGTGAAGGCCTTGGTTTCTCAATACATTCACACCATTGAGGTTAGCGGCAAAGAACATTGACACTCATTTTCGTCTGACCTTGGGAACTTTAGCTCTTGCTTGTGGGttccagtttatttttgttttactccaTTTTACACCCATCTTTTCTTCCTGGCTGCATGTCCCGTGGACTTCAAGCTACAGCATCAGATGCAAAGACAACAGACTTCCAGAGATTGCCGATTCACCTTTCATGATTATGTAAGGTCAAATCACTAACAAATCCCTTAGTATTTTATCTCCTAGTGGTTCTGCTTCTCTAATGGAACCTTGACTGATATGGCCAATAATcccaatttcttattttttcctgttctttcaggCAAATTTGGAGCCCAAAGTGACTGAAACCATGGGGGGAGGAAATAATTCGGTGGTGTCTGAGATTGTGTTGGTGGGACTCACCAATTCTTTGAAGATGCAGCTTgtcttatttctagttttatctGTGTTCTATGTCACAGGTATTTTAGGAAACCTCCTCATTGTGCTCACAGTGATCTCTGACTCCCATTTACACTCCCCTATGTACTTCCTGCTGGCCAACCTCTCTTTTATTGACATGTGGGTTTCCTCCATTGCAGCTCCCAAGATGATTTCTGATCTTTTCAAGGAGAGAAAAGTAATCTCTTTCCAAGGCTGCATTGCTCAGATGTTCTTCATTCATGTTATTGGAGGAACTGAGATGGTTCTGCTCATTGCCATGGCCCTTGACCGTTATGTTGCTATATGCAGGCCTCTTCACTACCTGACCATCATGAACTTCAGAACTTGTATTTTACTCTTGGTGGTGGCCTGGACCATTGGGATCATCCACTCACTGATCCAACTTGTGTTTGTTGTAAACCTGCCACTCTGTGGCCCCAACGAACTGGACAGCTTTTACTGTGATCTTCCTCGATTTATTAGGCTTTCCTGCACAGACACTTACAGATTGGAGCTCATGGTCACTGCCAATAGTGGTTTCATCTCTCTGGGgacttttttcattttggttatttcctATATCTTCACCTTGGTCATTGTTTGGCAACGTTCTTCAGGTGGCTTGTCTAAGGCCCTCTCTACTCTGTCAGCTCACATCACAGTGGTAGTCTTGTTTTTTGGTCCATGTATTTTTGTGTACTCATGGCCATTTCCCACAGTGCCAGTGGATAAGTTCCTTGCCATTTTTGACGTAATTATTACCCCATTTCTGAACCCTGCCATCTATACTTTTAGGAATAAAGAGGTGAAAGTGGCAATGAGGAGAATATTCAGTCAGGTGTCGAGTTTCAGGAAGATGTTTTAAGTAATTTTGATATCAAGAAAGACAAGCATCTCTAACATTCCCTGACTGTACTACAGACATGAATCTGATGAAACACAGCACCATGGATATTCTACTTACTAGTTTAATTAACTCCAGaatttcttaatgtattttctgCTCACAACCAAGGAGGATATGATGTGCTTTCTTATGCAATGTGATGGAATAAAAGTATTAATATATGactatttccaaattttcttgtcCCTCCTTTATAAAAGAGATTCTGTACTGGCCTCTTATATCTCTTTTCCAGCTTTGTGTGCTGAGCAGAATCTTCCCTTATCATATTGAGTTTTGGGGTTTGTAATGCAGAATCTGAAGAAAAGTGCTTTGGAAATTTGACAAAATTGAAATTATTAGGGATagcgtttttcttttttttcttttgaggtccTATAGTGAGATGTGTGGGAGTAGCTGTAGTGTGTGaaacaaatagataaaagacAAGAAGAGGCTTTTAAAGAGATACTGTTGTCTatctcttacctttttttaatttaattttttttactttttaaaatacctcctttttcagagaaagaagaccatttcagtttttaaaaatgtttgtttatttatttttgagagagagagagagagagagagagagaacatgagcaggggagggagagagacacacacacagaatccaaagcaggctccaggctctgagctctcggtggggcttgaacccatgaactatgagatcatgacccaagcctaagTCAAACacctaagcaactgagccacccaggtgcccctcttatcttttttttttttttaatgtttatgtatttattttgagaaagggagagagagcatgtacgaatgggggaggggcagagaaagggagagagcactgtcagtgcggagccaatgtgggacttgaactcgagatcatgacctgagctgaaaatctagagtctgatgcttaacccactgagccacccaggtgcccctatctcttACCTTTCAAAATATACTGCCCttcattaaatgaaaacaaagagctaaagttattttgaattatttttgtgttttttagaaATCTTATCAGCCTGAAATTGGATCACTGGATTATGGCTTCTTAGGCTTTTCAACTAGTGCACATGGCAACTATGAACTAAGCCTTATAATTACTTCAGTTCTTTCAAAAACTGTGTTCCTGTATATTAGGAGATTTAAATGATGGGGGCCAGATAATGGACAAAGACAATGACCTGTTTAATAATTCTGTCCTGAGTAGTGCTAATTCTTGCCCTAATTATACTGAAATCATCAGTGATTCCTCAGAGTTAGgtaaactcttttctttttcagtgacaTGGTTACAAGCACACACTCTTGAGCCAGACTGCCTGACTTCAAAACTTAGCTTTGCTTTTTACTAATATACAAATTGCTTTAGCTCTTTATGTCTAAAttctgtcatctgtaaaatagaggttAAGTTGAACCCTCTGAGATTTCTGATATTTGTTTTGACCTACCAAAATGGCAGTTCCTTATGGCTAAAGGTATCTTCCTCATAAGTTATAAAGATTGaacaaattaatatttgtaaagtgctttaaACAATTCTTGGTCTATAGTGTTATATATGTGCCTATTCAATAAAAGGAATCAAAACATTACAACCACTTCTCAGTTTTGATGACCTTCTTTCATGCTGTtcagaaattatttcctttcctctattCATCAGACTTTGGTCAAGAAGGTACTCTTTTCCTGGgctgtctggctggctcagtcgtggAGCATGCAACTGTTGGTCTTAGGGTTGTAAGCTCGAGCCCCATtctaggtgtagagattacttaaaaaaaaaaaagaatgtactctTTTCCTAACAAGACTCctttaaatgataaaattccTTGATACTTCAACATACCACAATTCAATTTACTTTCTACACTTCCTTTTAGATTCAAATTGCCTTCTTAAGAGCTATGCAATAGTTCTATGAAGCTTGTTTTGGTTATCTGTGGTGCTTTTTAATGTGCCAGAAGTTACCAAGCTGACTAGGTTATGAAAAAATTACATGAATAGAAATGTAATTAATCAAAAAAGgtattgaatacttactatgttCTAAATCCCATGCTAGGAACTGTAGAAAATAGTGTTAGGAGTATGCAACTTAATTGTAGAGAGGGATGATCCATCTCTGAGGCAAAAAATTATGGTGAGAAAGTAAGCAGTGTGGTAGGGTGGGCAGACTCAACAAAAGGGTTTGAGTAGAGGGAATTCGTGAATTTGTGAATGTTATGgatggggctagatcccatgctGACTAGTCTGAGGTAAGTGCATGCCCTGGGAAGAAGAGAAGCTCATGGAAAGCTCTGGATGCTTTGGGCAGGTTGACACCACAGCATGATGGGGGATGGATACCTACTCCACCTCACTGCCTAACCAGGATTGGTAAAACCTGACAAGATTTGGTTTTGCCAACTTCATTGACCCGTTTTTGCTCTTCTTAGCCATTTTGGACTTTCTGTTGTTTGAATACACCAAGCTCATGGTCTGAGATGTGTACACTGGCCTTTTCTTCCACTTGCAGAGAGCTTTGCCTGGGTATAGGCAGGGCTGGCTCCCTCTCATCATTCAAGTTTCAGCCTTAGTGTCAACCCCAAGAGAAGACTTCCTATCTAAAGTTCCCTCTTGCCTTTCTACTCCAGTCATTCTCTATTAAATGCGTTGTTGAACATCTCCATTTGAATGATtgctttctattgttttattaattattttttgtttcttaaaaacttttttttgagagacagtgcgtgcacacaagtgggggaggggtagagggagaaagaatcttgaGCTCAGGGCCCAGCGCTGAGCCCTATGTAGAGCTTGATGAGGGGCTGCATCTCAcgactgtgaaatcataacctgagtcaaaatcaagagttggacacttaattgattgagccactcaggtgccccaattattttttgtttctgtccACAGGGAAGGAAGGTCCATAAAACAGAATACATGGTGTTTTAATCTTTGTACCTGGACGGATTCCTGGCCTACAGTGGGaagtaaataattatttgtttctgtCCAAAGAGCAAATGGTAAAtaaaagctgagagaaagagaaacaactgTTTCTTTCTAAATTGcaaggaatggaaagaaatgagagaaatccAGTAGATTTAGCACAAATGTTAAACTTATTCAGGATAATAAACTTGTGGAATCTAAAGTACATTTGTAGCTTACATTACGTAAgtgtaaggaagaaaagaaaaaaaatcaccaaaaatcaTTTCACTCAAATATAACTGTCAAAATTCTGCTatattttttttaggattttcctTTATGCATgtgaaaaattatacaaaataggATCACATTGTTCTATAATCCATTTAACAATACCAATatgatgtataatttttttcacgCTGATAAATCTACTTCTAGCATGTAGTTCTTGGTTACTATATGATAATCTATTGTATCAATAGATCAATAGATCTAACAATAGGTCAATAGCCATATTGTTTTAGTCTTGGTTACTATATGATAATCTATTGTATCAATAGATCAATAGATCTAACAATAGATCAATAGCCATATTGTTTTAGTTAGTACTTTATTGCTGACGTTTAAGTCATTTCCAAGTTTTAGCTTTCAACAACTCTGCTATGAAAGATGATGTACCTTTTTATATACACATAGCTTGGATTATGTCTCCATAATAACTtaatagaaatgaaattgctgggccAAAATGTATTTGTAAGGCTTGATTAAATATGGCAAAAGCGCCCTATAAAATGATTAGGTTGATTTAAAATTCCATCAGCAgcagaagggtgcctgggtggctcagttggttaagcgtccgacttgggctcaggtcgtgatctcaaggtttgtgtttgaaccccatgttgggctctgtgctgatagctcagagcctggagcctgcttgggagtctgtgtctccctttctctctgcccctcctctgcttgcactctctctctctctaaaataaataaacattaaaaataaataaataaagttctgtCAGCAACAGTGAATTAGAGCACGAGTTGCTCCTATCTTTGCAAACAgtgaatatataattaatttgaataattgcaaatctgaaagaaaaaaatattaaccagtaatctatttttttctattttttgttataaaatactacatatttataaaatatgtaacatatatttgagttaaaaagcacaataaaataaatacctgtgAGCCTATCTATCATTGCACCTATTCTCCCAACCCCTATTCCTTTATCTTGTTTT
This window of the Prionailurus viverrinus isolate Anna chromosome B3, UM_Priviv_1.0, whole genome shotgun sequence genome carries:
- the LOC125168302 gene encoding olfactory receptor 4F3/4F16/4F29-like — encoded protein: MGGGNNSVVSEIVLVGLTNSLKMQLVLFLVLSVFYVTGILGNLLIVLTVISDSHLHSPMYFLLANLSFIDMWVSSIAAPKMISDLFKERKVISFQGCIAQMFFIHVIGGTEMVLLIAMALDRYVAICRPLHYLTIMNFRTCILLLVVAWTIGIIHSLIQLVFVVNLPLCGPNELDSFYCDLPRFIRLSCTDTYRLELMVTANSGFISLGTFFILVISYIFTLVIVWQRSSGGLSKALSTLSAHITVVVLFFGPCIFVYSWPFPTVPVDKFLAIFDVIITPFLNPAIYTFRNKEVKVAMRRIFSQVSSFRKMF